In Polaribacter sp. L3A8, a genomic segment contains:
- a CDS encoding MFS transporter, which yields MKKTKVIDVNSRGTIAAGVILGTIGVLSFIVQPGLVQGFVSVLGLSEADANLLASIEMAGIAIATIIAIFLTPNVSWRIILGAAIIIAAVGNLFSAIGDNDTSLQLARFITGIGEGLIISLSFTIIGLTKKTERNIALYLALLMTYGAFGLWGMPLAFETIGLNGIFIIWAILTLIALITLKYVPVSTESQEEPRPSAVQLSIGWLILALLAVFAYNAAIGLAWANLFLIGMDIKPNEQTVANALLIAQFAGIIGAIGAVYLSDRIGSWWPLSLGVIIAAICISLLLGDTSILIFVIAVSGFNGLWNFTLPYLLSIVGDMDTKSRMMTLAIAIQMVGLGSGPYLASKLFESGFGFTEMEIITAVALVGSVIILSIPMRIHRIKLKNR from the coding sequence ATGAAAAAAACCAAAGTAATAGATGTAAATAGTCGAGGCACAATTGCAGCAGGAGTAATTTTAGGTACAATTGGTGTGCTTTCATTTATTGTTCAGCCTGGTTTAGTACAGGGATTTGTTAGTGTGCTAGGGTTATCTGAAGCAGATGCAAATCTTTTAGCTTCTATAGAAATGGCAGGTATCGCTATTGCTACCATTATTGCTATTTTCTTAACGCCTAATGTAAGTTGGAGAATTATTCTAGGTGCAGCAATTATAATAGCAGCGGTAGGAAACTTGTTTTCTGCCATTGGAGATAATGATACTAGCCTTCAACTAGCAAGGTTTATTACTGGTATAGGTGAGGGTTTAATTATATCTCTAAGTTTTACAATTATAGGTTTAACTAAAAAAACAGAAAGAAATATAGCACTTTATCTTGCGTTATTAATGACATACGGAGCCTTTGGACTCTGGGGTATGCCATTGGCTTTTGAAACTATTGGCTTAAATGGTATTTTTATTATTTGGGCTATATTAACTTTAATAGCACTTATTACTCTTAAATATGTACCAGTTTCGACTGAAAGTCAAGAAGAACCTAGACCTTCTGCTGTGCAATTAAGTATAGGATGGTTAATTTTAGCATTATTAGCAGTGTTTGCTTACAATGCAGCTATTGGTTTGGCCTGGGCCAACTTATTCCTTATTGGCATGGATATTAAACCCAATGAGCAAACCGTTGCCAATGCACTATTAATTGCTCAATTTGCTGGTATTATTGGCGCTATAGGAGCTGTTTATCTTTCAGACCGTATAGGAAGTTGGTGGCCATTATCTCTTGGTGTTATTATAGCAGCTATTTGTATTTCTTTATTATTAGGAGACACATCAATTTTAATCTTTGTAATTGCTGTCTCTGGTTTTAATGGCTTATGGAACTTTACACTCCCCTATTTACTGAGTATAGTAGGAGATATGGATACAAAATCACGTATGATGACTTTGGCAATAGCTATACAAATGGTTGGTCTTGGCTCTGGGCCATATTTAGCTTCTAAATTATTTGAGTCAGGTTTTGGGTTTACAGAAATGGAAATCATTACTGCAGTTGCTTTAGTTGGAAGCGTTATTATTCTTTCCATTCCAATGCGAATTCATCGTATCAAATTAAAAAATAGATAG
- a CDS encoding Tm-1-like ATP-binding domain-containing protein codes for MEKKTILIIGTADTKSDELLFMKSCIEAQNGDVKIMDVGVLGDPPFTPDYSKHDVAKCANTTNKDIIALGDENQAMTKTAEGASILTRKLYDEGIIDGMIALGGSMGTDLALDTAASLPIGVPKYVVSTIAFSHLIPPERISPDLTMMLWSGGLYGINKICKAVLSQACGAVLGAAKSTQKPHEGKPLIGMSSLGKTALKYMVHLKPELEKRGYELVVFHTTGQGGRALEWLAKRERFAAVLDFSLQEVVNDIFESVVTSGSNRLVRAGEVGVPQIIAPGSINIIDLPTWQKPIKRLKDRPRHVHNRLISSVTLSVKELKKAAKHISKKVSNSKGPIKFILPRKGVLEWDREGNELHDPKTLNVFFDEIKSNVKPNVDVIELDCHINDIEFVNKVLDIFDEWVKQGIIVKGIQ; via the coding sequence ATGGAAAAAAAAACCATACTTATTATAGGAACGGCAGATACAAAATCTGATGAGTTATTGTTTATGAAGTCTTGTATAGAAGCACAAAATGGCGACGTAAAAATTATGGACGTAGGTGTTCTTGGTGATCCTCCTTTTACGCCAGACTACAGTAAACATGATGTTGCTAAGTGTGCAAACACTACAAATAAAGATATTATAGCTCTTGGTGATGAAAACCAAGCTATGACTAAAACAGCAGAAGGCGCCTCTATATTAACAAGAAAATTATATGATGAAGGTATCATAGATGGTATGATTGCTTTAGGAGGCTCCATGGGAACCGATTTAGCTTTAGATACTGCAGCCTCTTTACCTATAGGTGTACCTAAATATGTAGTTTCTACGATAGCTTTTTCTCATTTAATTCCACCAGAAAGAATTTCACCAGATTTAACTATGATGCTTTGGTCTGGAGGTCTTTATGGTATAAATAAAATTTGTAAGGCTGTATTAAGTCAAGCTTGCGGAGCTGTTTTAGGCGCAGCAAAATCTACCCAAAAACCTCATGAAGGTAAACCACTTATAGGAATGAGTTCTCTAGGTAAAACAGCCTTAAAATATATGGTACATTTAAAACCAGAACTCGAAAAAAGAGGTTATGAACTTGTTGTTTTTCATACAACAGGCCAAGGTGGTAGAGCTTTAGAATGGTTAGCTAAAAGAGAACGGTTTGCAGCAGTTTTAGACTTTAGTTTACAAGAGGTTGTTAATGATATTTTTGAATCTGTAGTAACTTCAGGCAGTAATCGTTTAGTCAGAGCAGGGGAAGTTGGTGTTCCTCAAATTATTGCACCAGGTTCTATAAACATTATAGATTTACCCACATGGCAAAAACCAATAAAACGATTAAAAGATAGGCCACGTCACGTGCATAATAGGTTAATTTCATCTGTAACTCTAAGTGTTAAAGAATTAAAAAAAGCGGCTAAACATATTTCTAAAAAAGTATCAAATTCTAAAGGACCTATAAAATTTATTCTTCCCAGAAAAGGTGTTTTAGAATGGGATAGAGAAGGAAATGAATTACATGACCCAAAAACGCTAAATGTGTTTTTTGATGAAATAAAATCTAACGTAAAACCCAATGTAGATGTTATAGAATT